A genomic window from Brachyspira sp. SAP_772 includes:
- a CDS encoding chemotaxis response regulator protein-glutamate methylesterase, with amino-acid sequence MANKIKVLSIDDSALIRQLLTKIVNSDPDLEMVGTAANPILAEAKLKTIKPDIITLDIEMPEMDGITYLKKLMINNPIPVIMFSSLLDKHRELALDALNIGAFDYVIKPSANVRDGVEELATDLVEKIKNAYNNRSKFYKKHGVAMPTETTSNVAPSRVAVEAPKTSGFKVYPKNSADIILPLVPSREVAMDKIILIGSSTGGTEALIECLKNVTPSAPPIVIAQHMPEHFTTSFARRLNTVLKIEVFESEDGMSIGRGQAVLARGGKHTMIKVKNGKYYIEVVDGEPVTRHKPSVDVLFRSGAVYAKNKAIGIILTGMGDDGANGMKEMKDAGAYNIAQNEETCTVFGMPREAIARGGVDEILPLDRILAAALKKA; translated from the coding sequence TTGGAGATGGTTGGCACTGCTGCTAATCCAATACTTGCAGAGGCTAAATTAAAAACTATAAAACCTGATATTATTACTTTAGATATAGAAATGCCTGAGATGGACGGTATTACTTATCTTAAAAAACTTATGATTAATAATCCTATTCCTGTAATAATGTTTAGTTCTTTGCTTGATAAACATAGAGAGTTAGCATTGGATGCTTTAAATATTGGGGCTTTTGATTATGTTATAAAACCTTCTGCTAATGTAAGAGATGGAGTTGAAGAGTTAGCTACTGATTTAGTTGAAAAAATAAAAAATGCTTACAACAACAGATCTAAGTTTTATAAAAAGCATGGTGTTGCTATGCCTACAGAAACAACTAGCAATGTTGCTCCTAGCAGAGTTGCTGTAGAAGCTCCTAAAACTTCTGGATTTAAGGTTTATCCAAAAAATAGTGCTGATATTATACTTCCGCTTGTACCTTCTAGAGAAGTTGCTATGGATAAAATAATACTTATAGGCTCTTCTACTGGCGGTACTGAGGCTTTGATAGAATGTTTAAAAAATGTTACTCCTTCTGCTCCTCCTATTGTTATTGCTCAGCACATGCCTGAACATTTCACTACTTCATTTGCTAGAAGATTAAACACAGTATTAAAAATAGAAGTTTTTGAGTCTGAAGATGGTATGAGCATAGGACGCGGTCAGGCTGTACTTGCAAGAGGCGGAAAGCATACTATGATAAAAGTTAAAAATGGAAAGTATTATATTGAGGTTGTAGACGGTGAGCCTGTTACTAGACATAAGCCTTCTGTAGATGTACTTTTTAGAAGCGGTGCTGTATATGCTAAGAATAAGGCTATAGGTATCATACTTACTGGAATGGGTGATGATGGTGCTAATGGAATGAAAGAAATGAAAGATGCTGGTGCTTATAATATTGCTCAAAATGAAGAGACTTGTACTGTTTTTGGTATGCCAAGAGAAGCTATTGCTAGAGGTGGGGTAGATGAAATACTTCCTCTTGATAGAATATTAGCTGCTGCTCTTAAAAAAGCATAA
- the sdaAB gene encoding L-serine ammonia-lyase, iron-sulfur-dependent subunit beta produces the protein MATLFDIIGPVMIGPSSSHTAGACRIGKLAKNILGEDVKEAKIYLHGSFALTWKGHGTDKAILAGLLGFETYDARLRDSYKIANENNLKYEFIPTTLREAFHPNSVYIEVKGENNEANILASSIGGGLIVLDKVNGIEVHYKGDFPTIAIVNKDVPGIIAKVTSIIFEKGINIENMNVTPQFEGPNKGYAIIVIGMTDVISKEIEEKIRKIENIRDFVFLDKLY, from the coding sequence ATGGCAACTTTATTTGATATAATAGGACCTGTAATGATAGGACCTTCTAGTTCACACACGGCAGGGGCTTGCCGTATAGGTAAACTAGCTAAGAATATTTTGGGAGAGGATGTAAAAGAAGCCAAAATATATTTACATGGATCTTTTGCTCTCACTTGGAAAGGTCATGGCACTGATAAAGCTATTTTAGCTGGTCTTTTAGGATTTGAAACTTATGATGCTAGGCTTAGAGATAGTTACAAAATAGCTAATGAAAATAATCTTAAATATGAATTTATACCTACAACTTTAAGAGAAGCATTTCACCCTAACAGCGTTTATATAGAAGTAAAAGGTGAAAATAATGAGGCAAATATTTTAGCTTCATCTATTGGAGGCGGGCTTATTGTATTAGATAAAGTAAATGGTATAGAAGTGCATTACAAAGGAGACTTCCCCACTATAGCTATAGTTAATAAAGATGTACCCGGTATTATTGCTAAAGTTACTTCTATCATCTTTGAAAAAGGAATTAATATAGAAAATATGAATGTTACTCCTCAATTTGAAGGCCCTAATAAAGGATATGCTATTATAGTTATTGGTATGACTGATGTTATATCAAAAGAAATAGAAGAGAAAATTAGAAAAATAGAAAATATAAGAGATTTTGTATTTTTAGATAAATTATATTAA
- the tsaD gene encoding tRNA (adenosine(37)-N6)-threonylcarbamoyltransferase complex transferase subunit TsaD — MKILGIDTSCDDTSVAIVEDGNNVLSSVLSSSIDAHKEFQGVVPEIAARKHLEAILYVIDKALKDADTTLDDIDLFAVTNRPGLLGSLLVGVGSAKALAFSLNKPLLALDHIAAHIYSPHLTNNIEFPYIALVVSGGHTIITEVHDYGEYKVVGTTLDDAVGEAYDKVSKFLNLGYPGGPIIDKLAREGDKEAIKYPIVLLNDVDEFNFSYSGLKTACVYSTQKYLQKGYEPTNENIAAAFQISAIEPLYIKTLKYVEKSGIKRVTLSGGVACNSYLRERFGNSKDFECYLPALKYTTDNAAMVAGLAYHMKDKEEFADYALDCSSRVLNKKYNKNKSIKN; from the coding sequence ATGAAAATATTAGGTATAGATACTTCTTGTGATGATACTTCAGTTGCTATAGTAGAAGATGGAAATAATGTTTTATCATCAGTATTAAGTTCTTCTATAGATGCTCATAAAGAGTTTCAAGGTGTAGTTCCAGAGATAGCGGCAAGAAAGCATTTGGAGGCTATACTTTATGTGATAGATAAGGCATTAAAAGACGCTGACACAACATTAGATGATATAGATTTATTTGCTGTTACAAACCGTCCCGGACTTTTAGGCTCGCTTCTTGTGGGAGTTGGAAGTGCTAAGGCTTTGGCTTTTTCTCTTAACAAACCATTACTAGCATTAGACCATATAGCAGCACACATTTATTCGCCTCATCTTACAAACAATATAGAGTTTCCGTATATAGCATTGGTTGTTTCAGGCGGACATACAATCATTACAGAAGTTCATGATTATGGCGAGTATAAAGTTGTTGGCACTACTTTAGATGATGCTGTGGGTGAGGCTTATGATAAGGTTTCTAAGTTTTTAAATCTTGGTTATCCGGGCGGACCTATTATAGACAAGCTTGCAAGAGAGGGAGACAAAGAAGCTATAAAATATCCTATAGTGCTTCTTAATGATGTTGATGAGTTTAATTTTTCTTATAGCGGACTTAAAACTGCTTGCGTATATTCTACACAAAAATATTTACAAAAAGGTTATGAGCCTACTAATGAAAATATAGCAGCTGCTTTTCAAATAAGTGCGATAGAGCCTTTATATATAAAAACTCTTAAATATGTTGAAAAAAGCGGTATAAAGAGAGTTACATTATCTGGGGGAGTGGCATGCAATAGTTATTTGCGTGAAAGGTTTGGAAACTCTAAAGACTTTGAATGTTATCTTCCTGCTTTAAAATATACTACAGACAATGCTGCTATGGTTGCAGGGCTTGCATACCATATGAAAGATAAAGAAGAGTTTGCTGATTATGCTTTGGATTGCTCTTCTAGGGTTTTAAATAAAAAATATAATAAAAATAAAAGTATAAAAAACTAA
- a CDS encoding ABC transporter permease, which translates to MKKNNKKKIIYFFIGIILFIAIWSFVSIKINSEIIFPSIDKIFLDLTNIISQKDFYSNLLYTFMRVIVTFVLSFLLAITLGIIAGIFKSVRYILMPIINFIRTIPTIPLILIAVLWFNNNLVPIFVSLFVIFPIIYDAVVNGIINIDKNLIEMSNSYNVSFKNQLISLYIPSIKPYILTSISQSMGMTWKSVLASEIITLPTLGLGTKLYESHLYLNTVSLFAYCLIAIIFNIIFEIIMRLQNDL; encoded by the coding sequence ATGAAAAAAAACAATAAAAAAAAGATTATATATTTTTTTATAGGAATCATATTATTTATAGCTATATGGAGTTTTGTTTCTATAAAAATTAATTCTGAAATTATTTTTCCAAGTATAGATAAGATTTTTTTAGATTTAACAAATATAATATCACAAAAAGATTTTTACTCTAATTTATTATATACATTCATGAGAGTAATAGTTACTTTTGTGCTTTCATTTTTGCTTGCAATAACATTAGGAATAATTGCTGGCATATTTAAAAGTGTTAGATATATTTTAATGCCTATTATAAACTTTATTAGAACAATTCCAACTATACCTCTTATTTTAATAGCAGTATTATGGTTTAATAATAATTTAGTGCCTATATTTGTATCTTTGTTTGTAATATTTCCAATAATATATGATGCTGTAGTAAATGGAATTATAAACATTGATAAGAACCTCATAGAAATGTCAAACTCTTATAATGTGTCTTTTAAAAATCAATTAATAAGTTTGTATATACCATCAATAAAACCCTATATACTCACTTCAATATCTCAATCAATGGGTATGACTTGGAAAAGCGTATTAGCTTCAGAAATTATAACTCTCCCAACATTAGGACTAGGCACAAAACTATATGAATCGCATTTATATTTAAACACAGTTAGTTTGTTTGCATATTGTTTGATTGCAATTATATTTAATATTATATTTGAAATTATAATGAGGCTTCAAAATGATTTGTGA
- a CDS encoding lipopolysaccharide assembly protein LapB — protein MNSKENQYFYSALNNINKKEYDKAIEDLLKVIELDEKNLDAYYNLAAVYCDIKDYDNAIKTYNKSIEIYPHDFDIYYSKAQIYLERNEIEKAIEDLEKAISLNKAYSDAYYLLAVCYRRQKKYKTALKYLKETLKYNSEDYIACYDVYRIYNIFLKHEKDNEKKEKYEKLSQKYLKKSADLGYDKALEILKD, from the coding sequence ATGAACAGCAAAGAAAATCAATATTTCTACAGTGCTTTAAATAATATCAATAAAAAAGAATATGATAAGGCTATAGAAGATTTATTAAAGGTTATAGAATTAGATGAAAAGAATTTAGATGCTTATTATAATTTGGCTGCGGTTTATTGTGATATTAAGGATTATGATAATGCTATAAAAACTTATAATAAATCTATAGAAATATATCCGCATGATTTTGATATTTATTATAGTAAGGCTCAAATATATTTAGAGAGAAATGAAATAGAAAAAGCTATAGAAGATTTAGAAAAAGCAATATCTCTAAATAAGGCTTATTCTGATGCTTATTATTTACTTGCCGTTTGCTATAGAAGACAAAAGAAATACAAAACAGCACTTAAATATTTAAAAGAGACTTTAAAATATAACAGTGAAGATTATATTGCCTGCTATGATGTTTATAGAATATATAACATTTTTCTAAAGCATGAAAAAGATAATGAGAAAAAAGAAAAATATGAAAAGCTCTCTCAAAAATATTTAAAAAAGTCTGCAGATTTAGGTTATGATAAAGCGTTAGAGATATTAAAAGATTAA
- a CDS encoding GNAT family N-acetyltransferase, giving the protein MITTERLIIRKFNINDAEALFSILSDKEVNKYLPWFPFKTIEETKNHLEKFYLETNENSNFYRYAICLKENNIPIGYIHFENNNDSNDFGYGLKKEYWNKGIITEASKKVVEKLKNDNIKYITATHDINNIASGEVMKKIGMHYKYSYEELWQPKNILVTFRMYQLNLDDNKSRVYDVYWNRYKKHFIEQI; this is encoded by the coding sequence ATGATTACAACAGAAAGACTCATCATAAGAAAATTTAATATTAATGACGCAGAAGCATTATTTAGCATTTTGTCAGACAAAGAAGTTAATAAATATCTTCCTTGGTTTCCTTTCAAAACTATAGAAGAAACTAAAAATCATCTAGAAAAATTTTATCTAGAAACAAATGAGAATAGCAATTTTTATAGATACGCTATTTGCCTTAAAGAAAATAATATTCCTATAGGCTATATACATTTTGAAAACAATAATGATAGTAATGATTTTGGATATGGGCTTAAAAAAGAATACTGGAACAAAGGCATAATAACAGAAGCTTCAAAAAAAGTTGTAGAAAAATTAAAAAATGATAATATCAAATATATTACAGCTACTCATGACATAAATAATATTGCAAGCGGGGAAGTAATGAAAAAAATTGGCATGCATTATAAATATAGTTATGAGGAACTCTGGCAGCCAAAAAATATATTAGTAACTTTTAGAATGTATCAATTAAACTTAGATGATAATAAATCAAGAGTTTATGATGTTTATTGGAACAGATACAAAAAACACTTTATAGAACAAATATAA
- the sdaAA gene encoding L-serine ammonia-lyase, iron-sulfur-dependent, subunit alpha, translated as MDIKSIESLVTTATEQNKKISDIVIDIEANSQKVDRSKIIEQMSSYYDIMRESVINGKKDKFNFVTGLQEDCVDIVEKFYKNKKSILGETIGEVVTAAMAVSGYNACMGKIIAAPTAGSCGIMPAVLTVCENRGYKREDIVHSMFTAAGLADIIAQLATFAGAGGGCQAECGSASAMAACACAEIMGGTPEQCANAFALSLSAILGLVCDPVAGFVEVPCMSKNVLGAVHAIVCAEMACAGFKSVIPADEVVMAMKEVGDGMDERFKETSQGGLANTPTGRAIAERLLGKINK; from the coding sequence ATGGATATAAAATCTATTGAATCATTAGTTACTACAGCTACAGAGCAAAATAAAAAAATTAGTGATATAGTTATAGATATAGAGGCTAATAGTCAAAAAGTTGATAGAAGTAAAATAATAGAACAGATGTCTAGCTATTATGATATTATGAGAGAATCTGTAATCAATGGAAAAAAGGATAAATTTAATTTTGTAACAGGACTTCAAGAAGACTGTGTTGATATAGTAGAGAAGTTTTATAAAAACAAAAAAAGCATATTAGGAGAGACTATAGGGGAAGTAGTTACTGCTGCTATGGCAGTCAGCGGTTATAATGCTTGTATGGGTAAAATTATAGCAGCACCAACAGCAGGAAGCTGCGGAATAATGCCTGCGGTGCTTACTGTATGCGAAAACAGAGGATATAAAAGAGAAGATATAGTGCATTCTATGTTTACAGCTGCGGGACTTGCTGATATTATTGCTCAGCTTGCTACATTTGCTGGGGCTGGCGGTGGTTGTCAGGCTGAATGCGGAAGTGCTTCTGCTATGGCTGCTTGTGCTTGTGCGGAGATTATGGGAGGGACTCCTGAACAGTGTGCTAATGCTTTTGCTTTATCTTTATCTGCTATACTAGGGCTTGTTTGCGATCCTGTTGCTGGATTCGTTGAAGTGCCTTGTATGAGTAAAAATGTTTTGGGAGCTGTTCATGCTATAGTTTGTGCGGAGATGGCTTGTGCGGGATTCAAGAGTGTTATTCCTGCTGATGAGGTTGTTATGGCTATGAAAGAAGTTGGTGATGGTATGGATGAAAGATTTAAAGAAACTTCGCAGGGCGGACTTGCTAACACTCCTACAGGACGTGCTATTGCTGAGAGACTTTTAGGGAAAATTAACAAATAA
- a CDS encoding ATP-binding cassette domain-containing protein, whose protein sequence is MICDDKKIINNVLQINNINLSYNNNIIFKDFSISLHINKINIILGSSGCGKTSLLNIIAKQIDSPSFVYQEPRLLNHLNAYENINYILKDKIKDKNLRDKTIKEALTITNLIDNIHSKPNELSGGMKQRLSLARALAYNSSFLLMDEPLQGQDIKRKKELLDIIKNIQIKTNKTIIYVTHDISEALILGDYIYILSKNNNSTKLIFQTKLESNDLNNNIDMQSKLMDILINN, encoded by the coding sequence ATGATTTGTGATGATAAAAAAATAATTAATAATGTTTTGCAAATAAATAACATAAACCTCTCATACAATAACAACATAATATTTAAAGATTTTTCTATTAGTTTACACATAAATAAAATAAATATTATATTAGGCTCATCAGGATGCGGAAAAACTTCGCTTCTTAATATAATCGCTAAACAAATTGACAGCCCCTCTTTTGTGTATCAAGAGCCAAGATTATTAAATCATTTAAACGCATACGAAAATATTAATTATATTTTAAAAGACAAAATTAAAGATAAAAACCTAAGAGATAAAACTATAAAAGAAGCATTAACTATAACCAATCTAATTGATAATATACATAGCAAACCAAATGAGCTTAGCGGAGGCATGAAACAAAGATTATCATTAGCAAGAGCATTAGCCTATAATTCAAGCTTCTTACTAATGGACGAACCATTGCAAGGTCAGGATATTAAAAGAAAAAAAGAATTATTGGATATAATTAAAAACATTCAAATAAAAACAAACAAAACTATTATCTATGTTACGCATGATATATCAGAAGCTTTGATACTTGGAGATTATATATATATTCTCTCAAAAAATAATAATTCTACCAAGTTAATATTTCAAACAAAATTAGAAAGCAATGATTTAAATAATAATATAGATATGCAGTCAAAGTTAATGGATATTCTTATAAACAATTAA